AGCGGCGCCTGCCACCAGGACCGGTTGCGCAACCTGTCGAAGACGTAGACATCGGAAAGCTGCGCGACGAGGAAGGCCGTGCCCGAGGCCAGGGCGATCCGCGGCGTCGCCAGCCAGATCGACAGAACGACCGCGCAGGCGAACCCGGCATATACGACATGGCGCGTCCTTGCCGCGCCGAAACGCCGATTGGTCAGGTCCGTGATCAGGAAGGAAACCGGATAGGTCAGCGTGCCCCAGGTCCACCAGTCGGACAGCGGAAACTGCACCGCGACATTGGAAACGGCGACAATGACCGTCATGGCGACAATGGCGAATACGATACCCATGAATGCTCCCTCGCGCCGACGCCGGCGCTTTAACCTGAATTTCGAAGGTGCCCGAATTTGTGCCGTCGCTAATACTATTTTCCGGCAATTGCCAGAGTTTTCCGCCAAACGATGCGACGCCATCCCATTTCCGTGAAAAAACCGCGATTTGCAAGATTATTTCAATTACCTGGCGGCCTCGTGGAAAAAGCTGACGGATAATGGTAAATATTGCGTGTAATACCGCCGAACGTTAACGCCGCAACTTGCAATTTTAACGATTTCGGACTAAATAATCTCCATGGTTCAGTCAGTCGGATTCGATCCGCTTCAGGTGAGTTTCAGTTCCGCGGACCAGCGTCGTCCCTCGGAACGGGAGCCCGATTCAACCCGCATAACGCCCGCAACGGAAAATGAAGCTGCTACGGCCGACAGACGCCAGCGGGACACGGCGGACACGTCAAGGCCGTTGCCGGAACTGACCCGCATTGCCTTCACCGCGAAATTCGGCCCGGATGCCAATGGCCAGCCGTTACAACTCATTCGCGGCGAGCAGGTGGCCGCGGCCGAGGAAATCGATTTACAGGCTATCGCGGCCAACCGCGTTCCACAGGAAGAACGCCAACCGGTGCTGCTGCAGGCGCAGGAATCCCGGGTGTCGGCGACCGACGCGACACGCCGCCAGCAGGAAGCCGATGCTGACCGGCAACGTGAAACGGAAACGGCGGTTGGCGCGGAGCGGCAGGAAACGGCGCGGGTGGAACAGCAGCAGGACAACGCTACCGCGCAGTCTGGTGAACGGCGGCCGTCAGCCGGCTCGTTCCTGGATCTGCGGGTCTGAAATTTGGGCCGAAGGCCCGGTCTTCATATATTCTCGCATATCACCGGAATATTCGATCACGAGGGGGAAAGCGCCATGCGCGTAGCGATACTTGACGACTACCAGAATGTTGCACTGACGATTGCGGACTGGAGCCCGCTGAAGGGTAAGGCGGACCTCACCGTCTTCAACGACACCATTACGGGCGAGGACGCAGTCGTCAAACGGCTGACCGGATTCGACGTGATCGTCTGCATGCGCGAACGCACACCAATCACCGCCGGCATCGTCAACCGGCTGGACGACCTGAAGATGATCATCACAACGGGCATGCGCAATGCCTCCATCGACGGCAAGGCGGCGCGGGCGCGCGGCATCGACCTCTGCGCCGCGGCCGGTGCGGGCGCACCCGCGGCGGAACTGGCCTGGGCGCTTGTCATGGGGCTGATGAAGAATATCGCGCGGGACGACAGGTCGATGCGCGATGGCCAGTGGCAGCCCAATCTGGGCCTGACCATGGCCGGCAAGACGCTGTCCTGTCTGGGGCTTGGCAACCTGGGCGCAAGAGTTGCCAAATACGGTCAGGCCTTCGGCATGGACGTTATCGCCTGGAGCCAGAACCTGACCCAGGAACGCTGCGCCGAACTGGGGGTCCGCAAGGTAACCAAGGAGGAAGCGCTGTCGCAGGGCGACGTCGTCTGCATCAAGCTGGTGCTCAGCGACCGGTCGCGCGACCTGATCGGCGCGCCGGAACTGGCCATGATGAAGCCGACGGCCTTTCTGGTAAACACATCGCGCGGCCCCATCGTTAACGAGGCCGCGCTGATCGACGCGCTGCGCAACCGCACGATCGCCGGCGCGGGACTGGACGTCTACGACGTGGAGCCGCTGCCGGCCGACCACCCGCTTCGCAGCCTGGACAACACGCTGCTGTCGCCGCATACAGGCTATGTCACGCAGGAGAGCCTGTCGGCAATGTACACCAGCGTGGTCAAGGATATCGTCGCCTTTACCGACGGAAACGCGATCAACGTCATAAACTGATCCGAGCCCGCCATGCCGCGCAGCAACCGGTTGCGCGGCTCGGTGGCCCGGGGGGACCGCACATGAAAAAGAATATCGATTATTTTATATCGCATGGCTCGCCATGGACCTATCTCGGCAGTGTACGCTTCCATGAAATTGCGAAACAGGCGGGGGCGTCGATAAACTACCGTCCGGCGTCCTTTCACAGGATATTTTCGGTTTCCGGCGGCCTTCCCCTTGGCAAGCGCGCGCCGCAACGCCAGCGCTACCGGATGGCGGAACTGGCGCGGTGGCGCGATTATCTGGGCGCGCCGCTGACCCTGGAGCCAAAATTCTTTCCGGCCGCCGATCAGGCGGGAAGCCAGATGGTTATCGCCGCGGACCTTCAGGGCCTGGACACAGGCGCCCTGTCCAACGCTATCCTTCGCGCCATCTGGGCGGAGGAACGCAACATCGCCGATGACGATACCCTCGTCGCCATCGCCAATGAACAGGGCATGGACGGCGCGGCGCTGCTGGCCGCCAGCAAGACGCCGGAAATTTCGGAAACCTACGACGCCTATACGCAGGAAGCCATCGACCGCCATGTGTTTGGCGCGCCAACCTATATTTACAATGGCGAACTGTATTGGGGACAAGACCGGCTAGGATTCCTCGAACGGGCGCTGGCCGGGTAGCTCCTGTTCGGCGACCCAGGTAATGACGCAAATAAGTGATTTAAGGGATGCGGGTGGCTTGCGGATGGCGAGTCAGATACGCCTGCGCCGCGCTTCCCGGTAAAAAAATATAAAGGCCGCTTGCTGTCACGATGGCCGTACCCGCAAACGTCTGCACGCTTTCCTAATCCGATGCGCCGCTTTAACCTTGCCGGTGACAAATATGGCGGCTGCACGGGGCGTCCGGCGCAGCCTAACGGTAGGCGGCATTGACCCCGAACATTCGAATAGCGCATTTCCTCGCCGGCCGCCTGCCATTCTATTACGGCTGGGTGATCGTCGGCTGCGCCATGTGCGGCGCCTATGTGAAGCAGGGCGGCGCGGTTGGCACATTGTCGGTATTCGTGTCTCCGATGACCGAGGAACTTGGCTGGTCCCGGACGGAAATTTCCGGCGCCGTCTCGCTTGGCGGAATCCTCGCGGCGCTCTCGGCGCCGATGGTCGGCACCCTGGCCGACCGGCGCGGCTCGGGATTCATCCTCGTTGCGTCTGCCCTGCTGCTGGGTGCGGCAACGCTGTTCCTGTCCCTGACGGAAACGCTGATCTGGTTTTACGCGGCCTTCTGCATCGCCCGGATGACGTTCGCCGGGCCGTTCGATATCGGCACGACAAGTGTCGTCGCGAAATGGTTCGTGCACTCCCGGGCGCGGGCCATGTCCTACGTCAATGTCGTTTCCAGCGCCAGCCTGGCCACCATGCCGATCATCGCGCACGCGGCAATGCAGGGCAGCGACTGGCGCGCCGGCTGGATCGCCATCGCGGCCGTGGTTCTGACCGTCGGCGTGCTGCCCAACCTTGTCCTGATGGTCCGCCAGCCCGAAGATATCGGCATGCTGCCGGATCGTTCGACGGCGCTGCCGGCGGTGAGTGCCGGCGAAGCCGCCGCCGCACCACCGCCCGCCGCGCCGGAATTCACGCGCAAACAGGCGCTGCGCACACCGGCCCTATGGCTGATCATGGGATATACGGCCATGATATTTCCGGTTCAGGCCGGCATCAGCCTGCATCAGGTGCCGCATCTGATCCAGCGCGGATTGTCGCCGCTTGTGGCGGTCAGCGCCGTCAGCCTGTTTGCGATCATTTCCGCCGTCGCCAGCCTGGGGTTCGGCTATTTCGACCGGCGGGTCAGCAGCCGCATCGGCCTGTGTGTCGCCGCCGCCTTCATGAGCGCCAGCGCCGTGATCCTGATCGGGGTTACCCAGGCATGGCACGCCTATGCCTCGATGCTGCTGTTCGGCGCGGGGATCGGCGGCATCTTGACGCTGACGCCGGTCATCCTCGCGGACTATTTCGGTCGCAACAATTACGGCGCCATCCGCGGCATCGCCCTGCCGGTCCAGGTGATTTTCCAGGCGGCGGGCCCGCTGATCGCCGGGGCGCTGTATGACTGGAAGGGCGTCTATACCTATTCGCTGATACTGTTCGCCGGCTGCGCGCTGCTCGCCGCCCTGCTGATCCTGTTTACGCGGCCGCCCAACATGCCGGAGCCCCACATCCGGTAACAAGCTCGCGGTAGAATCCGGCAAAAAGCGTTGCTATAGTCGATTACTCATCAAGTACGATTGTGCGGGGGAAATTCCCATTCGCGAACCGTTGACATCCGACGAGCAGGAACGATTCCACAACCTGCTCAAACTGGCCAGGGAAAGCCCGTTCGAAGGCGAGCGCCGCAATGCGCTTGCCGCGGCGGAACGGCTGGCCAGTCGCCGGGGGATGACGCTCGAGGAAGCGGCGATGCGCCAGGCGCAGCCACGGCCCGGCGCGTCGAATTGGGAACGCGAAGTCCAGGAGCGGGCGCGGGAATTTGCCGCCTTCGTCCATATGACCGATTACCAGATCTACCTGGACAAGCAACGGCGCGAGGTGGCCCGGCAGGAAGCCGAGGCGCGCGGCCTGGACGGCGCGGAAAAACGCGCCGCGGCACGGGCGCAGGCGCGATCGCCCCGCCAGACACGGCGCAGCACCGTGTGCATGGCGCCGGAGAAACACGCCTGGGCGCTGGTCCGCGAAACGCAGCTGTCCTATCGGGAAATCGCCCGAATCACCGGCCTGGGCCAGCATGAAATCCTGCACATGAAGATACAATTG
This portion of the Alphaproteobacteria bacterium genome encodes:
- a CDS encoding queuosine precursor transporter; its protein translation is MGIVFAIVAMTVIVAVSNVAVQFPLSDWWTWGTLTYPVSFLITDLTNRRFGAARTRHVVYAGFACAVVLSIWLATPRIALASGTAFLVAQLSDVYVFDRLRNRSWWQAPLGSSAIAAILDTTLFFSLAFALTPVPWVTLAIGDVFAKFAMAAIMLIPYGVLRARIRPAVATGD
- a CDS encoding D-2-hydroxyacid dehydrogenase family protein, whose protein sequence is MRVAILDDYQNVALTIADWSPLKGKADLTVFNDTITGEDAVVKRLTGFDVIVCMRERTPITAGIVNRLDDLKMIITTGMRNASIDGKAARARGIDLCAAAGAGAPAAELAWALVMGLMKNIARDDRSMRDGQWQPNLGLTMAGKTLSCLGLGNLGARVAKYGQAFGMDVIAWSQNLTQERCAELGVRKVTKEEALSQGDVVCIKLVLSDRSRDLIGAPELAMMKPTAFLVNTSRGPIVNEAALIDALRNRTIAGAGLDVYDVEPLPADHPLRSLDNTLLSPHTGYVTQESLSAMYTSVVKDIVAFTDGNAINVIN
- a CDS encoding 2-hydroxychromene-2-carboxylate isomerase is translated as MKKNIDYFISHGSPWTYLGSVRFHEIAKQAGASINYRPASFHRIFSVSGGLPLGKRAPQRQRYRMAELARWRDYLGAPLTLEPKFFPAADQAGSQMVIAADLQGLDTGALSNAILRAIWAEERNIADDDTLVAIANEQGMDGAALLAASKTPEISETYDAYTQEAIDRHVFGAPTYIYNGELYWGQDRLGFLERALAG
- a CDS encoding MFS transporter — translated: MTPNIRIAHFLAGRLPFYYGWVIVGCAMCGAYVKQGGAVGTLSVFVSPMTEELGWSRTEISGAVSLGGILAALSAPMVGTLADRRGSGFILVASALLLGAATLFLSLTETLIWFYAAFCIARMTFAGPFDIGTTSVVAKWFVHSRARAMSYVNVVSSASLATMPIIAHAAMQGSDWRAGWIAIAAVVLTVGVLPNLVLMVRQPEDIGMLPDRSTALPAVSAGEAAAAPPPAAPEFTRKQALRTPALWLIMGYTAMIFPVQAGISLHQVPHLIQRGLSPLVAVSAVSLFAIISAVASLGFGYFDRRVSSRIGLCVAAAFMSASAVILIGVTQAWHAYASMLLFGAGIGGILTLTPVILADYFGRNNYGAIRGIALPVQVIFQAAGPLIAGALYDWKGVYTYSLILFAGCALLAALLILFTRPPNMPEPHIR